In Pseudomonas putida, a genomic segment contains:
- a CDS encoding YceI family protein: protein MFKLPRILPALLLAFCLPAHANWHLDGESSRLSFVTGKNGDTAEVHRFLVLHGSVDRKGTANLRIEMDSVSSGIPLRDERMRDDLFEVKQFAEATVKAQLDLRPLNDLADGAQIELRLPLTVTLHGQSHSYNALLLATRLDQRRFQVVTLEPLVLRAGDYDLMPGLESLRKFAKLKSINPTVPVNAVLIFNAR from the coding sequence ATGTTCAAGCTGCCCCGTATTCTCCCCGCATTGTTGCTGGCATTCTGCCTGCCCGCCCACGCCAACTGGCACCTCGATGGCGAGTCGTCTCGCCTGTCGTTCGTCACCGGCAAGAACGGCGACACCGCCGAGGTGCACCGCTTCCTGGTGCTGCACGGCAGCGTCGATCGCAAGGGCACGGCCAACCTGCGTATCGAGATGGACTCGGTGAGCAGTGGCATCCCCCTGCGTGACGAACGCATGCGCGACGATCTGTTCGAGGTCAAGCAGTTCGCCGAAGCCACGGTCAAGGCGCAGCTCGACCTCAGGCCGCTCAACGACCTTGCCGATGGTGCGCAGATCGAGCTGCGCCTGCCGCTGACGGTCACCCTGCATGGCCAATCGCACAGCTACAACGCACTGCTGCTGGCCACGCGCCTGGACCAGCGACGCTTCCAGGTGGTCACGCTGGAGCCGCTGGTGCTGCGCGCCGGGGACTACGACCTGATGCCGGGCCTGGAGAGCTTGCGCAAATTCGCCAAGCTCAAGTCCATCAACCCGACGGTACCGGTCAATGCGGTGCTGATCTTCAACGCCCGCTGA
- the olsB gene encoding L-ornithine N(alpha)-acyltransferase, whose amino-acid sequence MTRIAHSGDNSNARRLQAERLVGATALQEAQALRYKVFSAQFKAKLKGAEQGLDMDEYDVHCRHIGVRDLNTGELVATTRLLDHQAASSLGRFYSEEEFSLHGLLQLQGPILELGRTCVAPDYRNGGTIAVLWGELAEVLNEGRYSYLMGCASIPMQDGGVQAHAVMQRLRERYLCTEHLRAEPRKPLPNLALPGNVIAEMPPLLKAYMRLGAKICGEPCWDEDFQVADVFILLKRDDLCPRYARHFKAAV is encoded by the coding sequence ATGACTCGGATCGCTCACTCTGGCGACAACAGCAACGCACGCCGCCTGCAAGCCGAACGCCTGGTCGGCGCCACGGCCCTGCAGGAAGCCCAGGCGTTGCGCTACAAGGTGTTCAGCGCGCAATTCAAGGCCAAGCTCAAAGGTGCCGAACAGGGCCTGGACATGGACGAATACGACGTTCACTGCCGCCATATCGGGGTTCGCGACCTCAACACCGGCGAGCTGGTGGCCACCACCCGCCTGCTCGACCACCAGGCCGCCAGCAGCCTCGGCCGCTTCTACAGTGAAGAGGAATTCAGCCTGCACGGGTTGCTGCAATTGCAAGGCCCGATCCTCGAACTGGGTCGCACCTGCGTGGCGCCTGACTACCGTAACGGCGGCACCATCGCCGTACTCTGGGGCGAACTGGCCGAGGTGCTCAACGAAGGCCGCTACAGTTACCTGATGGGCTGCGCCAGCATCCCCATGCAGGACGGCGGCGTGCAGGCCCATGCGGTGATGCAGCGCCTGCGCGAACGCTACCTGTGCACCGAACACCTGCGCGCCGAGCCCAGAAAGCCGCTGCCCAACCTGGCCCTGCCCGGCAATGTCATCGCCGAGATGCCTCCGCTGCTCAAGGCGTACATGCGCCTGGGCGCGAAGATCTGCGGCGAGCCTTGCTGGGACGAGGATTTCCAAGTGGCCGACGTGTTCATCCTGCTCAAGCGCGACGACCTCTGCCCGCGCTACGCCCGTCACTTCAAGGCGGCGGTCTGA
- a CDS encoding DJ-1/PfpI family protein, whose amino-acid sequence MTAKKILMLVGDYVEDYEAMVPFQALTMVGHTVHAVCPEKVAGQTVRTAIHDFEGEQTYSEKPGHNFALNYDFVQVRAEGYDALLIPGGRAPEYLRLDERVLALVKAFDQAGKPIAAVCHGAQLLAAAGVLEGRECSAYPACAPEVRLAGGKFVDIAVDQAHVDGNLVTAPAWPAHPAWLAAFLKVLGTRIA is encoded by the coding sequence ATGACGGCGAAGAAGATTCTCATGTTGGTGGGTGATTACGTCGAGGACTACGAGGCGATGGTGCCGTTCCAGGCACTGACCATGGTCGGCCACACCGTGCATGCGGTTTGCCCCGAGAAGGTCGCCGGGCAGACGGTGCGTACCGCGATCCATGACTTCGAGGGCGAGCAGACCTACAGCGAGAAGCCGGGGCACAACTTTGCCTTGAACTACGACTTCGTCCAGGTGCGTGCCGAGGGCTACGACGCCTTGCTCATTCCCGGTGGCCGAGCGCCGGAGTATTTGCGCCTGGACGAGCGGGTGCTGGCGCTGGTCAAGGCCTTCGACCAGGCCGGCAAGCCGATTGCAGCGGTATGCCACGGGGCGCAGTTGTTGGCCGCAGCCGGCGTGCTCGAAGGCCGCGAATGCAGCGCCTACCCGGCCTGTGCGCCGGAGGTGCGCCTGGCGGGCGGGAAGTTCGTCGACATCGCGGTGGACCAGGCGCATGTAGACGGCAATCTGGTCACGGCACCGGCCTGGCCGGCGCATCCGGCATGGCTGGCGGCGTTCCTCAAGGTGCTCGGGACGCGTATTGCCTGA
- a CDS encoding RHS repeat domain-containing protein: MTTPPPFEPTSLGSRSFDGLGRPLSLNVGGRTVDYHYTRGQLPPSARTLADASSVKFGYIAALDNQVARIEPANEPTRTFDYDPALALLASASGPLGQQTLHYKPSGKPESEAWSIDGAEHVTRWRHSLAGLLLGFEDASNTAHNRHYDAHGRLQRIEVGSVTSTIAYDVFSRPHSYTTVDAVSGNQLLQKLGYDSLGRERTRTFTATLAGTVRQQAQTLTYNDLDQVVARHWQDDERKGSERFDYDLLGRLSHYSADPAVAPEDPFGNRVVEQRFTLTPLDGYAKVVTSYVDGSRDEAEYHYDNAQDPCQVSAISHTHRSWPARIELRYDARGRLQSDSLGRRLSWDAQDRVTRVEYRGQVCEYAYDPSGNLADRRVDGVLSRSFHSAGQLTHERRDDELTHLAADAGQLFAVTRLRAGVRQGLTTLLGCDAQGSVRVEADNSLRSRRYTAHGAEPGQASPADNPFGYTGERREPLSGWYIPAGYRPYDPLLMIFLAPDSESPFGRGGLNAYAYCGGDPVNRIDPDGHAWWNWLVAGIGLVLGAVATVASFGAAAPAFAAVAAGGLGALTASGAASITVATLGAVSLGTGIASTVLEAVDKDSKAAGILGWVSLGTGLAGTALEIAPKAASAVTAKAGRLVGRGASKSASKAKALPASLKGSAQDQTKDVFFFPDYDGKGTPAFITHGAPDGTLLSKHHGWLPADELARLEIKPELDLFTQAGLSNPDSHLLLIACRACDTGAAQQVANAIRWPTIAPFGKTIFEDFPGSIQSMLQGSGHGRVFSETATLPSHLKLRAGSAGRVDAIWNIYLPQ, encoded by the coding sequence ATGACCACACCTCCACCATTCGAGCCGACTTCACTGGGCAGCCGAAGCTTTGATGGCCTGGGCCGGCCGCTCAGCCTCAACGTTGGCGGCCGCACCGTCGACTATCACTACACCCGCGGGCAACTGCCACCCAGCGCCCGCACCCTGGCCGACGCCAGCAGCGTCAAGTTCGGCTACATCGCCGCCTTGGACAACCAGGTCGCGCGTATCGAACCGGCCAACGAACCTACGCGCACCTTCGATTACGACCCGGCCTTGGCCCTGCTGGCTAGCGCCAGCGGCCCGCTAGGCCAACAAACACTGCACTACAAGCCCAGCGGCAAGCCCGAGAGCGAAGCCTGGAGCATCGACGGCGCCGAGCATGTCACCCGCTGGCGCCACAGCCTCGCGGGGCTGCTGCTAGGCTTCGAGGATGCCAGCAACACCGCACATAACCGCCACTACGATGCGCATGGCCGACTGCAACGCATCGAAGTCGGCTCGGTGACCAGCACCATCGCCTACGACGTGTTCTCCCGGCCGCACAGCTACACCACTGTCGATGCCGTCAGCGGAAACCAACTTCTGCAAAAGCTCGGTTATGACAGTCTTGGCCGCGAACGCACGCGTACCTTTACTGCCACGCTCGCCGGAACGGTCCGTCAGCAGGCGCAGACCCTGACCTACAACGACCTCGACCAAGTCGTGGCCCGGCATTGGCAAGACGACGAGCGCAAAGGCAGCGAGCGGTTCGACTACGACTTGCTTGGGCGTTTGAGCCACTACAGCGCCGACCCGGCCGTGGCGCCTGAAGACCCGTTCGGCAATCGCGTCGTCGAGCAACGCTTCACCCTGACGCCGCTCGATGGCTACGCCAAAGTGGTGACCAGCTACGTCGACGGCAGCCGCGACGAGGCTGAATATCACTACGACAACGCCCAAGATCCCTGCCAGGTCAGCGCCATCAGCCACACTCACCGCAGTTGGCCGGCACGCATCGAGCTGCGCTATGACGCCCGCGGCCGGCTGCAGTCCGACAGCCTCGGCCGCAGGTTGAGCTGGGATGCCCAGGACCGCGTGACCCGGGTCGAGTACCGCGGGCAGGTGTGCGAGTACGCCTACGACCCCAGCGGCAACCTGGCAGACCGCCGCGTCGATGGCGTGCTGAGCCGCAGTTTCCACAGCGCCGGCCAGCTGACCCATGAACGACGTGACGATGAGCTCACGCACCTGGCCGCCGACGCCGGCCAGTTGTTCGCCGTCACCCGCCTGCGCGCCGGGGTGCGTCAGGGCCTCACTACCCTGCTCGGCTGCGATGCCCAGGGCAGCGTACGGGTCGAGGCCGACAACAGCCTGCGCAGCCGCCGCTACACCGCCCACGGCGCCGAGCCGGGCCAAGCGAGCCCGGCCGACAATCCCTTCGGTTACACCGGCGAACGCCGCGAACCGCTCAGCGGCTGGTACATCCCCGCCGGCTACCGGCCCTACGACCCGCTGCTGATGATCTTCCTCGCCCCGGACAGCGAAAGCCCGTTCGGCCGGGGTGGCCTGAATGCCTATGCCTATTGTGGTGGCGACCCGGTCAACCGCATCGACCCAGACGGACACGCCTGGTGGAACTGGCTAGTGGCCGGTATCGGTCTGGTGCTCGGTGCCGTAGCCACGGTGGCAAGCTTCGGCGCCGCCGCCCCGGCTTTCGCAGCTGTAGCAGCCGGCGGCCTGGGCGCGCTGACCGCCAGCGGTGCAGCTTCGATCACGGTCGCGACGCTCGGCGCGGTGTCACTGGGCACCGGCATCGCCTCGACGGTGCTCGAAGCGGTCGACAAGGACTCCAAGGCAGCCGGTATTCTCGGTTGGGTCTCACTGGGCACCGGCCTGGCAGGGACGGCGCTGGAAATCGCGCCCAAGGCCGCCTCGGCAGTCACAGCCAAGGCCGGAAGATTGGTAGGCAGGGGGGCGAGCAAGAGTGCCAGCAAAGCCAAAGCGTTGCCCGCAAGCCTCAAGGGTTCAGCACAGGACCAGACCAAGGATGTGTTCTTCTTCCCCGACTACGACGGCAAAGGGACGCCTGCGTTCATTACCCATGGTGCGCCCGACGGCACTTTGCTTTCCAAGCACCACGGCTGGTTGCCAGCGGACGAGCTAGCCCGCCTGGAAATCAAGCCGGAACTGGATCTGTTCACCCAGGCCGGCCTGAGCAATCCTGACAGCCATCTGTTGCTGATTGCCTGCCGGGCATGCGACACCGGGGCCGCGCAGCAGGTCGCCAACGCCATACGGTGGCCCACCATTGCCCCGTTCGGCAAGACCATCTTCGAGGACTTTCCCGGCTCGATCCAAAGCATGCTTCAAGGCAGCGGGCATGGTCGCGTGTTCTCCGAAACGGCGACCTTGCCTTCACACCTCAAGCTCCGCGCGGGCTCGGCAGGACGTGTCGACGCCATATGGAACATCTACTTGCCGCAGTGA
- a CDS encoding amidase: MKRLLWLVLIILIGWAWYERQALSDFPRILSAYSAKEYCSCRFVMGFDQAYCRGYVQQWLPLASLVEDGPQRLVTAEGLGRRNQARWQGGREGCRLLP; the protein is encoded by the coding sequence ATGAAGCGGCTGCTGTGGCTGGTGCTGATCATCCTGATCGGCTGGGCCTGGTATGAGCGCCAGGCGCTGTCGGACTTTCCACGGATCCTCTCGGCATACTCGGCCAAGGAATATTGCTCGTGCCGCTTCGTGATGGGCTTCGACCAGGCCTATTGCCGCGGCTATGTGCAGCAATGGCTCCCCCTGGCCTCGCTCGTGGAAGACGGGCCGCAACGGTTGGTGACCGCCGAAGGGCTGGGCCGGCGAAATCAGGCTCGGTGGCAGGGTGGGCGCGAGGGCTGCCGCTTGCTGCCATGA
- a CDS encoding phospholipase D-like domain-containing protein: MPGPVFPWREGNQFELLVDGPVFFPRMLQAIEQAEYQVDLELYLVEAGECAQAVVEVLERAARRGVRVRCLFDDYGSLAFGTALRERLTEAGVYLRFYNRLRWRRGFRNLYRDHRKLLLVDERWAVVGGTGVTDEFWTPGHAQSEWHEVMVRMQGPVVIDWQLLFDRQWHANNRRTAWRPAEGFGLPRLPKVPAQGQGMGRVAYADARQHQDILHSLVRALNSGKQRVWLATPYFLPTWSVRRSLRRAAGKGVDVRLLLTGPRTDHPSVRYAGHRYYPRLLRAGVRIFEYQPCFLHLKMALVDDWVSVGSCNFDHWNLRFNLEANVEALDPALTAAVLASFERDFAQSEEVDLDHWNARPLWRRVKQRLWGWLDRLVVNLLDRRN, from the coding sequence ATGCCGGGGCCGGTCTTCCCCTGGCGCGAAGGAAACCAGTTCGAGCTACTGGTCGATGGCCCGGTATTCTTCCCGCGCATGCTTCAGGCCATCGAACAGGCCGAATACCAGGTCGACCTCGAGCTGTACCTGGTCGAGGCCGGCGAGTGCGCGCAGGCGGTGGTCGAGGTGCTGGAGCGCGCGGCTCGGCGCGGGGTGCGGGTGCGTTGCCTGTTCGACGACTATGGCTCGTTGGCCTTCGGCACGGCGCTGCGCGAACGCCTGACCGAGGCCGGCGTCTACCTGCGCTTCTACAACCGCTTGCGCTGGCGCCGGGGCTTTCGCAATCTCTACCGCGACCACCGCAAGCTGCTGCTGGTCGACGAACGCTGGGCGGTCGTCGGGGGCACCGGGGTTACCGATGAGTTCTGGACTCCGGGTCACGCGCAATCGGAGTGGCACGAGGTGATGGTGCGCATGCAGGGGCCGGTAGTGATCGACTGGCAACTTCTGTTCGACCGCCAGTGGCACGCCAACAACCGCCGTACCGCCTGGCGCCCGGCCGAGGGCTTCGGTCTGCCGCGCTTGCCCAAGGTGCCGGCGCAAGGGCAGGGCATGGGCCGGGTGGCCTATGCCGACGCCCGCCAGCACCAGGACATCCTGCACTCGCTGGTGCGCGCGCTGAACAGCGGCAAGCAGCGGGTATGGCTGGCCACGCCGTATTTCCTGCCCACCTGGAGCGTGCGCCGCTCGCTGCGACGGGCGGCCGGCAAGGGCGTCGACGTGCGCCTGCTGCTCACCGGCCCACGGACCGATCACCCCTCGGTGCGCTACGCGGGGCACCGTTACTACCCACGCTTGTTGCGCGCCGGGGTGAGGATCTTCGAGTACCAGCCGTGCTTTCTGCACCTGAAGATGGCGCTGGTGGACGACTGGGTGAGTGTCGGCTCCTGCAATTTCGACCACTGGAACCTGCGCTTCAATCTGGAAGCCAACGTCGAGGCGCTCGACCCGGCGCTGACCGCTGCCGTGCTGGCCAGTTTCGAGCGCGATTTCGCCCAGAGCGAGGAAGTCGACCTCGACCACTGGAACGCCAGGCCCCTTTGGCGCCGGGTGAAACAGCGGCTATGGGGCTGGCTCGACCGGTTGGTGGTCAATCTGCTCGACCGTCGCAACTGA
- a CDS encoding serine hydrolase domain-containing protein, translating to MLKILYTIIGLLTLPAWAEDWPVDHTAIDWKAVDAYAFPRRNPSERSGIRTDALLIIRDGRIIHERYSAPTRADTAHLTWSVSKSVLATLLGVAQGQGRFQLQDPAARFYSPMQAHPEVTLADLLHWASGLDWQEDYEYAPLKSSVVAMLYTRGRHDMAAYTAARPAAQAPGTRFLYSSGDSNVLAAALRGMVGEQAYADYPWRALFEPLGITSATWERDGSGTYVGSSYLYLTARDLARIGLLMQRDGHWGDRQLLPASWVAFNTTSFAQAKAMPGEANPGGHWWLNQPLAGGQAPWPDAPNTTYAALGHWGQALYVLPAQQLVIVRYADDRDASYSHNELLRRVLAAVAGERP from the coding sequence ATGCTCAAGATCCTGTACACGATCATCGGCCTGTTGACCCTACCCGCCTGGGCCGAGGACTGGCCCGTCGACCACACCGCCATCGACTGGAAGGCCGTCGACGCCTACGCCTTCCCCCGGCGCAACCCCTCCGAGCGCAGCGGCATCCGCACTGATGCCCTGCTGATCATCCGCGACGGGCGCATCATCCACGAGCGCTACAGCGCACCTACCCGCGCCGACACCGCGCACCTGACCTGGTCGGTCAGCAAGAGCGTGCTGGCCACGCTGCTGGGTGTGGCCCAAGGCCAAGGCCGCTTCCAGCTGCAAGATCCGGCCGCACGCTTCTACTCCCCCATGCAGGCTCACCCCGAGGTCACCCTGGCCGATCTGCTGCATTGGGCCAGTGGACTGGATTGGCAGGAAGACTACGAATACGCGCCGCTGAAGTCGTCGGTGGTGGCGATGCTCTATACCCGTGGGCGCCACGACATGGCCGCCTACACGGCAGCGCGCCCTGCTGCCCAAGCGCCAGGCACGCGCTTTCTCTACTCCAGCGGCGACAGCAACGTGTTGGCCGCCGCCCTGCGCGGCATGGTCGGTGAGCAGGCGTATGCCGACTATCCCTGGCGAGCCTTGTTCGAGCCGCTGGGCATCACCTCTGCCACCTGGGAACGCGATGGCAGCGGCACCTATGTCGGCTCTTCCTATCTCTACCTGACGGCCCGCGACCTGGCGCGTATCGGCCTGCTGATGCAGCGTGACGGGCATTGGGGCGACCGCCAGCTGCTGCCGGCGAGCTGGGTCGCGTTCAACACCACCTCGTTCGCCCAGGCCAAGGCCATGCCGGGCGAAGCCAACCCCGGCGGCCACTGGTGGCTCAATCAGCCGTTGGCAGGCGGCCAGGCACCCTGGCCGGACGCCCCGAACACGACCTATGCCGCGCTCGGCCATTGGGGCCAAGCGCTGTACGTGCTGCCCGCGCAACAACTGGTCATCGTGCGCTACGCCGACGATCGAGACGCCAGCTACAGCCACAACGAGTTGCTAAGACGCGTGCTGGCCGCAGTAGCCGGGGAGCGGCCATGA
- a CDS encoding GNAT family N-acetyltransferase codes for MEIRLLHGAAIAPYIDDLARLRLTVLREFPYLYDGNLESEAEYFSTYAGSGRSLVVLALDQGQVVGASTGLPLVDVAEAFQQPFLGQGRDPASVYYFADSVVTPQYRGQGLGVRFFIERESYAHKLAEFDYCAFCTVERPAGHPRRPENYKPLHGFWRNRGFLHEPSLRTAYSWRDLDDPELSAKIMSFWLKALPV; via the coding sequence ATGGAAATCCGCCTGTTGCACGGCGCCGCTATCGCGCCTTACATCGATGACCTCGCTCGCCTGCGCCTGACGGTGTTGCGTGAGTTTCCCTACCTTTACGACGGAAACCTGGAGTCCGAAGCCGAATACTTCTCAACCTACGCTGGCTCTGGTCGCAGCCTGGTGGTGCTGGCCCTGGACCAGGGGCAGGTGGTCGGCGCCTCGACGGGACTGCCTTTGGTGGATGTGGCCGAGGCGTTTCAGCAACCGTTCCTGGGTCAGGGCCGTGACCCGGCCAGCGTCTACTATTTCGCTGATTCGGTGGTAACGCCGCAATACCGGGGGCAGGGCCTGGGTGTGCGCTTTTTCATCGAGCGCGAGTCTTACGCCCATAAGCTGGCCGAGTTCGACTACTGCGCCTTCTGCACCGTGGAACGCCCGGCCGGTCATCCACGCAGGCCGGAGAATTACAAGCCGCTGCATGGCTTCTGGCGCAACCGTGGTTTTCTGCATGAACCGTCGCTGCGTACCGCCTACAGCTGGCGAGACCTCGATGACCCCGAGCTGTCGGCCAAGATCATGTCGTTCTGGCTCAAGGCGCTGCCGGTGTGA
- a CDS encoding lysophospholipid acyltransferase family protein codes for MPKLRVIARLTRLILVLLLGLCMASVIAVGERLGLKASLAHRQRWACLFMKRLVAALPFEVQVSGELPQRPMLWVSNHVSWTDIPLLGMLLPLSFLSKAEVRHWPLAGWLAEKAGTLFIRRGGGDSQRLREQIGEQLGLARPLLIFPEGTTTDGRQLRTFHGRLLAGAIDRGMALQPVAIQYLRNGEMDPIAPFIGDDDLVSHLMRLFAEPRGQVRIQLLPAIGSVGKERAALAFQAQQAIHGALFGVEEVEVAPRRQARAA; via the coding sequence ATGCCCAAGCTGCGGGTGATCGCCCGCCTCACCCGGTTGATCCTGGTCCTGCTGCTGGGCCTGTGCATGGCCAGCGTCATCGCGGTCGGTGAGCGCCTGGGGCTGAAAGCCTCGCTCGCGCATCGCCAGCGCTGGGCCTGCCTGTTCATGAAACGCCTGGTCGCCGCCCTGCCCTTCGAGGTGCAGGTGAGCGGCGAACTGCCACAACGGCCGATGCTGTGGGTCAGCAACCATGTGTCCTGGACCGACATCCCGCTGCTCGGCATGCTCCTGCCCCTGTCGTTCCTGTCCAAGGCCGAAGTGCGCCATTGGCCGCTGGCGGGCTGGCTGGCCGAAAAGGCCGGCACCTTGTTCATCCGCCGTGGCGGTGGCGACAGCCAGCGTCTGCGCGAGCAGATCGGCGAGCAACTGGGGCTGGCCCGGCCGCTGCTGATCTTCCCCGAAGGCACCACCACCGACGGGCGCCAGTTGCGCACCTTCCACGGCCGCCTGCTGGCCGGCGCCATCGACCGTGGCATGGCGCTGCAGCCGGTGGCGATCCAGTACCTGCGCAATGGCGAGATGGACCCGATTGCACCGTTCATTGGCGACGATGACCTGGTCTCGCACCTGATGCGCTTGTTCGCCGAGCCGCGGGGGCAGGTACGGATCCAGTTGCTGCCGGCGATCGGCAGCGTGGGCAAGGAGCGCGCGGCCTTGGCGTTCCAGGCGCAGCAGGCGATCCATGGAGCGTTGTTCGGGGTCGAGGAGGTCGAGGTGGCGCCGCGGCGGCAAGCGCGGGCGGCCTGA
- a CDS encoding acyl-CoA dehydrogenase has translation MAWLQRLNDPFRHPFAGTLGETYGALGERLGAVAPFELAVLGGRSMATPGLAFLVGYQAALRVLWPSAPAGLGALCATERRSVRAADMQVRLDGLRLSGDKDFVTAGLDAEWLLVAARSEGQGDAPRLSLAVVYPGEPGVSLEALPTLPLMPEVGHGRLRLQQAACELLAGDGWDDYVKPFRSLEDLYVLTALTAWLYGVGQACAWPQELRLRLLGLLAGCAEGSRQCADSVGCHLLLGGLFSQFQELRGAIDKALLAGPEQWAQLWQRDQGVLALATAAREKRLAKAWEAAGLS, from the coding sequence ATGGCCTGGTTGCAACGTCTCAACGATCCGTTCCGTCATCCCTTCGCAGGCACGCTGGGCGAGACCTATGGCGCCTTGGGCGAGCGGCTGGGCGCGGTCGCGCCATTCGAGCTGGCGGTGCTGGGCGGGCGGTCCATGGCAACGCCGGGTCTGGCCTTCCTGGTCGGCTACCAGGCCGCCTTGCGCGTGCTCTGGCCCAGCGCCCCGGCTGGCCTTGGTGCGCTGTGCGCCACCGAGCGACGCAGCGTGCGTGCGGCCGACATGCAGGTGCGCCTGGATGGACTGCGCCTTAGCGGCGACAAGGATTTCGTCACCGCCGGGCTGGACGCCGAATGGCTGCTGGTGGCGGCGCGCAGCGAAGGCCAGGGCGATGCGCCGCGCCTGAGCCTGGCGGTGGTCTACCCAGGAGAGCCAGGTGTCAGCCTCGAGGCCTTGCCGACCTTGCCGCTGATGCCCGAGGTCGGGCATGGCCGCCTACGCCTGCAGCAGGCGGCGTGCGAGTTGCTCGCCGGGGACGGCTGGGACGACTACGTGAAACCGTTTCGCTCGCTCGAAGATTTGTACGTGCTGACGGCGTTGACCGCTTGGTTGTATGGCGTGGGCCAGGCATGCGCCTGGCCGCAGGAATTGCGCCTGCGTCTGCTGGGATTACTGGCGGGCTGTGCCGAGGGCAGCCGGCAGTGCGCCGACAGCGTGGGTTGTCACTTGCTGCTGGGCGGGCTGTTCTCGCAGTTCCAGGAGCTCCGCGGGGCGATCGACAAGGCGCTGCTGGCGGGGCCGGAGCAGTGGGCACAACTGTGGCAGCGGGACCAGGGGGTGCTGGCGTTGGCCACTGCAGCGCGAGAAAAACGCCTGGCCAAGGCCTGGGAGGCTGCAGGATTGTCATGA